tcaTTTTGGAGCTGAGGAGTGATGATGGCCCTTGCACTTGAGAATGGCTTAGACCTTCCCTTGCACTTTATTTTATACTCAATGGCCCCATCCTTAAGCTTCATTGGGTGAAGAGTGAGAGTGTGAAGAGTTTTATCAAGAGGTGAAGGATGAGGTTCTTTCACAATCTTCTTCTTGTCATGAGCAACCTTTGTAGCTCTACTCACCTCCTTCTTTTTAGCACTTTCCAAGTGCTCATCACACAGTTCTTTAGAAGACTCTCCAGCAAGACCTTCTTTATTAATACCAACCCCTTCAGCCTTGGTCTTCTCAATGGAGGATGCTCCACAAGTGATTGTTCCACAATACTCAGCATTCATCTTTGGAGATTGTAGTGGATAGGAGACAGCTTTGTTCACATTTAGGAGTGTGACCTTCTTGTTGGCAAAGTCTATGCAAGCTCCCACTGTTGTAAAGAATGGAGTGCCAAGGATCAATGGGACTCTCTTCTCAGTTGCCATCTTCAGAACAGTGAGGTCTATAGGAATTGTGCATGCTCCAATCTTCAAAGGGAAGTCCTTGATGAGACCAATAGGAGTTGTAGAAGAGGAATCTCCAAACTGTAGGGAAGATGTGTTTGGCTCCATGCTCTCAATCCCTAGgctcttcatcatcttcattgagATCACATTTACActtgcaccagaatcaacaagaGCATCATCAAAAGTGAACTTACCAAGGTTGCAAGGCAAGGTGAACATCCCTTGAGACTCAATCTTAGGGAGAAACTTTGGAGGGATTGGTGGATCAATCTTCATAATGGAGATGTCCAAAAGCTCAGCCACTTCAGCTTGGTGGTCTAGAATGTCATTGATGAGCATCATCTGGACATGAGCTTCACGCATACCCGAGATTTCTGGAAGCCTGACCCCAACATCACTAAGATTTTTTCTAAACTTAGAGAGCACATTCTTCTGAGCTTTGGTGAGAACTCTTTGGGGGAAAGGGAGTTGATCATAGGGTGATAGCTCAACCTTAGTTGCTTCCTCTAGCTTAACCTCTTTCAGCTTGTTGTCAGCCTTGTGCTCAGCTCTTTGCAGATTCGTTGCTTCAACCTTTGTGGCAGCATCTTTCACAATTTGTGCTTCAGCTGTGGCTACAACAAATCTCTCAACTTCCCCAAACTCAGTTCCACATACTAGTCTTTCAATCTCATCCTCCTCTTTCTCATGATCACTCAGCTCAATCTTTGGAGAAGTAGTGGAGAAGACAGCATTGCAAGACTCCTTGAGGTTCTTTTCTAGTTTTTCTGGTAAAGTCTTCTTGGAGGACGAAGGCATAGAAGCAACTTGATTCTCCAAAGCCTTGAGATGAGAGGCAAGTTACATGTACTTGTTGTTGAGGTCAGAATAGTTCTCATCAATCTTTGCATGGATGTTCTTGAACTCATAAATCATGGTCTTCTCATTTCTAGCCTGAAATTCCAAGAGTTGCTTGAACATAGAATCCACACTTGAATCTGGAGCTTGAGCTTGAGAAGAGCTTCCTTGAGTCTGAGGAGACTGGTTGGCTTGGTAACCTCCTTGCTGATTGTTGTAGAGTGGCCTTTGCTGGTAGTTGTTTtggtactgaaagttgggctcttTCTTGTACCATGTGCCATTAGCATTGATGAAGCACAGCTCCTCTTGGCCTTCTAAACTATCAACCTCATTGATCACTGGAGGTGCCTCCTGTTTCTGGTCACCAACAAAGTTCATCTTTTCCTGCTTAGCCTTTTCTGCAAGAAGTAGATCCAACTTGGCTTGGAAAGACTTCAGCTCTTTCTTTGTCTGTTGATCATCACTTCTGTTGATCCTATCATGCTCCTCACTGTAGACTGAGTCACTCTTGGCCATGTTCTCTACCAgttcttctgcttcttcctcAGTTCTTCCCAAGAAGAAACCATTGCTGGCAGTATCAAGTCTGTTTCTGCACTGTGGTAGAGCTCCTTTATAGAAGGTACTAAGCAAATTCTCCTTGCTGAAACCATGATGAGGGCATTGAGACCAATAGCCCTTGAACCTCTCCCATGCTTCACTGAAGCTCTCTAGACCTTTCTGTTGAAACCCAGAGATTTCGTTCCTGATCTTAGCTGtccttgaagtagagaagaacttgtcTAGGAAAACTCTCTTACACTCATCCCAAGTAGTGACAGTATCACTTGGAAGAGTCTTCTCCCATTGG
This window of the Brassica rapa cultivar Chiifu-401-42 unplaced genomic scaffold, CAAS_Brap_v3.01 Scaffold0423, whole genome shotgun sequence genome carries:
- the LOC117130381 gene encoding uncharacterized protein LOC117130381 — translated: MPSSSKKTLPEKLEKNLKESCNAVFSTTSPKIELSDHEKEEDEIERLVCGTEFGEVERFVVATAEAQIVKDAATKVEATNLQRAEHKADNKLKEVKLEEATKVELSPYDQLPFPQRVLTKAQKNVLSKFRKNLSDVGVRLPEISGMREAHVQMMLINDILDHQAEVAELLDISIMKIDPPIPPKFLPKIESQGMFTLPCNLGKFTFDDALVDSGASVNVISMKMMKSLGIESMEPNTSSLQFGDSSSTTPIGLIKDFPLKIGACTIPIDLTVLKMATEKRVPLILGTPFFTTVGACIDFANKKVTLLNVNKAVSYPLQSPKMNAEYCGTITCGASSIEKTKAEGVGINKEGLAGESSKELCDEHLESAKKKEVSRATKVAHDKKKIVKEPHPSPLDKTLHTLTLHPMKLKDGAIEYKIKCKGRSKPFSSARAIITPQLQNDPIKLQELLSQVLTITLEGGKDPPPH